In Bombyx mori chromosome 15, ASM3026992v2, the sequence GTCTAGTCGAGGAGCGTGagataactttaatatttttaatttattaattaactaaacagattttattctatttttgcaTTCATTTCATTATCTGTAGTACTAGACTttgcttttcttattgcttcttttaccagttacatataataattatattacattaatttacaaactttttacttaatatattagaaacttataatttttatttatcatggGAGGTGAAACTAGTGCAAAAGACTCTCAAGATTTGCTGGATCTTTTTGTTAAACGTAGCTCCATAAAGGGGCAAATAACTAaatttcggaactatttaactCAGACAAGCTCAAAAGAAACACTAACTTCTCTTGAACTTGCTGAATTGACACTTAAGCTTAGCAAATTTGAGTCACTGTCAAATCGATTTGACGACTTGCAGACTCAGATAGAGGTTTTGAATCGTAGTGATTTGACAAACGAGGTTGATGAGCGAGATGACATTGAGcagttatttattacaaacatcgtTTCCGCTCAAAGCATTATTAAACAACATAATGCAAGTAAACATGACGAAAGTAATTACAAAGATCTTAACTCTAGTCAGTCATCAGCTCAGTGTAATATCGATCATCATGATGTTTTGGGATTTAAATTGCCCCAAATACAGATTGCTAAGTTTGACGGATCATATTTCCGTTGGCTTGAGTTCCGTGACACGTTTCTGAGTTTAATTCATAACAATGAGCGAATTGCTCCAATTCataagtttcattatttaatgtcaTACTTAACGGGTGATGCAGCACGCATTATTACTAACTTCGAAGTTTCTAGTTCCAACTATAAAAATGCTTGGCAATTATTATGCAGTCGTTATGATAATAAACGTCAGTTGATAAATCatcatttaaattcattattaaatattcaacAGACAACTCGTGAGTCTGATAGATCTTTAAGATTTATGGTAGATCACATCACTAAGAATTTAAGGGCGTTGTCTAGCCTAGGTCAACCTACCGACAAATGGGATGTCCTCATAATTCACATAATGAGCTCAAAGCTGGACAGCCACACTCTTTTGAAATGGGAGGAGTGTCGTGGCGCGTTGGATGATGTACCGAATTTGGAACATTTCTATAAGTTTTTAATCAATCGTGCTGACGTCCTTGAGTCTATAAATCGTAATTCATATAAATCAATGCATTTTAACTTTACTacttctaatattaataataagcaAGATAAGCCATATACAAAATCTTTTGCTTGCACTAGCAATGAAACCACTGCTTCTGCAAATCTTATATCGTGTGTAGTGTGTCAACAAGGTCATCGAATCTACAACTGCCCTACCTTCATTAGTAAGAGCGTAAAGGAGCGTATAGCTGAAGTACACAAACTAAAACTATGCACTAATTGTTTGAGGCCAGGTCACAAGGTACAAACTTGTCGTCTCGGTCCGTGTCTTAAGTGCAAGGGTAGACACAATACTCTCATACACAAACCAGTAGATACTGTACCTAACAATAGACTCACTTCCAGTGCCTTGTCCGTGCCACACAGCACTGACGatactattgtaaatttttctaaacaaaatacaaatcaaGTTTTGTTAACTACAGCCTTAATCGAGGTGGCTAATCCACGGACGAACCAAACAGAAAGAGTTCGGGCCCTATTAGATTGTGGAAGCCAGTCTTCATTCATAACGGAGACACTTAAACAGAAGCTGTGTTTACCGTCAAACTCAAACTGCCATGTCAACCTTATGGGCATAGGCGATAATCATACCGGTAAGGTCACAGAGACCTGTGTGGCGCAATTGAGGTCATTAGTCAACCAGTTCAACGTCACATCAGGCTTTTTAGTATTACCACAAATAACAGGTCACATACCTAAATTACCTATAGACACTACACAAATACAAATACCTAAAGGCATCCAATTAGCAGATCCTAACTATCACCAACCAGCGCCGATTGAAATACTCATCGGTGCCGATCTTTTCTGGGAGATTCTTGGCCGCGAGACTCACTCTCTCGGTCCTAATAATCCAAAGTTAAGGAGCTCTCAGTTTGGTTGGATTATTTCGGGTCCTATGACTACAATCACTACatcacacaaaaacaaaacagtacaATGTAACCATTCCATAATATCAAACAGTCTTAATGATGACAATACTAAAATTCACAATGACCTAACTAAATTCTGGGAACTTGAAGAAGTTCCACTaagattcaaatttttaaaatcaatttatttattataaaaaaaagaatacaatatTCCTAACTGATCCAAATTGAGTGAAAGTGAGAAGGCATGTGAATCTCATTTTCTATCCCACACTTTCCGCTTAGAGTCCGGTAAATTCTCAGTGAGTTAACCTCTAAAGGAATCACCCAACTGTCTTGGACAGTCATACAACTTAGCCAAATTAcgattattgaatttaaaaggACGCTTTCCTCATGACATTTGGCAGATTCGTGTCACGCCGGAGCAGGCCAACTGAGTTGTTCTGTAATAACGGACGCAATTTTGTAGCGGGTTCTAAatgaatcaatatttttttcaaaataaactctAAATCTTTATCTGATTCTGCAAGTGAGGAtggaataaaatttgtatttttaccaACTTACGCTCCTCACTTTGGCGGAATCTTTGAGACCGGaataaaatccgcaaaatttCACATTAAGCGCGTTATGGGTAATTCACACTTAACATTCGAAGAAATATCTACTCTTTTCGCACAAGTAGAGGCTATATTGAATAGCCGTCCATTATGTCCTATTTCACCCTCTCCTGATGACCTCCTTTGCCTGACTCCCGGGAGCTTTCTCATTGGCCGGGCTCTCACTGCTCTTCCTTCGCCTGTGCTGGAAAACTGCAACTACAATAATTTGCAACGCTACGCTCGATTACAGCAAATATATCAACATTTTTGGCAGCGCTGGCAGCGTGAATATATTGCTGAGCTTCAACAACGCCACAAGTGGAAGACCAATTCTTCAAAACCAAATGTAGGAGATTTGGTACTGTTGCAAGAAGATGATGTTCCTCCCCTCTGCTGGAGACTTGGACGCATATCCAGACTATTTTATGGTCCAAATGATGGAGTACCTCGAGTCGCTGACGTCAATACTTCTAGAGGCTGCGTGCGCCGCCCGTTGGTTCGTCTGTGTGCTTTGCCTACCGCAGTAGAACTAGAGGGTTGAAACCCGAAGAATCGACTTTCAACGGGGGGAGGATGTTAACGCCTACGAAATTTTACTGAgcaatgttaaatttttatttatgttcaccGACACAATTTTTACA encodes:
- the LOC134200143 gene encoding uncharacterized protein LOC134200143 is translated as MGGETSAKDSQDLLDLFVKRSSIKGQITKFRNYLTQTSSKETLTSLELAELTLKLSKFESLSNRFDDLQTQIEVLNRSDLTNEVDERDDIEQLFITNIVSAQSIIKQHNASKHDESNYKDLNSSQSSAQCNIDHHDVLGFKLPQIQIAKFDGSYFRWLEFRDTFLSLIHNNERIAPIHKFHYLMSYLTGDAARIITNFEVSSSNYKNAWQLLCSRYDNKRQLINHHLNSLLNIQQTTRESDRSLRFMVDHITKNLRALSSLGQPTDKWDVLIIHIMSSKLDSHTLLKWEECRGALDDVPNLEHFYKFLINRADVLESINRNSYKSMHFNFTTSNINNKQDKPYTKSFACTSNETTASANLISCVVCQQGHRIYNCPTFISKSVKERIAEVHKLKLCTNCLRPGHKVQTCRLGPCLKCKGRHNTLIHKPVDTVPNNRLTSSALSVPHSTDDTIVNFSKQNTNQVLLTTALIEVANPRTNQTERVRALLDCGSQSSFITETLKQKLCLPSNSNCHVNLMGIGDNHTGKVTETCVAQLRSLVNQFNVTSGFLVLPQITGHIPKLPIDTTQIQIPKGIQLADPNYHQPAPIEILIGADLFWEILGRETHSLGPNNPKLRSSQFGWIISGPMTTITTSHKNKTVQCNHSIISNSLNDDNTKIHNDLTKFWELEEVPLRFKFLKSIYLL